A genomic region of Trifolium pratense cultivar HEN17-A07 linkage group LG3, ARS_RC_1.1, whole genome shotgun sequence contains the following coding sequences:
- the LOC123916072 gene encoding TOM1-like protein 5, with amino-acid sequence MAAELVNAATSEKLSEIDWMKNIEISELVAHDQRKAKDVVKAIKKRLGNKNPNAQLYAVMLLEMLMNNIGDPIHQQVVDAEIIPIFVKIVKKKSDLPVRERIFLLLDATQTSLGGASGKFPQYYKAYYDLVSAGVQFPQRAPIVQSNRPSSQSNRTDNVPKRAQVPLRHEGVPQKAESNTVPESSIIQKASNVLEILKEVLDAVDAKHPQGASDEFTLDLVEQCSFQKQRVMHLVMASRDERTVSRAIELNEQLQKVLERHDDLLSSKVTTTVNHFDREEAEEEEEPEQLFRRLRKGKACVRPEDEETEPRFPQLSLLEERLNRPLIRPLEPSQEANARHVPVVVSPPSSKHDEELPPVAIPPPPSKHIERERYFQHSKDSGTLDGHIRGLSLHSRNGSSSQSGSFDFSE; translated from the exons ATGGCAGCTGAGCTAGTCAATGCTGCAACAAGTGAGAAACTGTCTGAAATTGATTGgatgaaaaatattgaaatCTCTGAATTAGTTGCTCATGATCAAAG GAAAGCTAAAGATGTTGTTAAAGCTATAAAAAAGAGACTTGGTAACAAGAACCCCAATGCTCAACTCTATGCTGTCATG TTGCTGGAAATGTTGATGAACAACATAGGAGATCCTATTCATCAGCAGGTGGTTGATGCAGAAATTATTCCTATTTTTGTGAAAATTGTAAAGAAaaag TCAGATTTGCCTGTCAGGGAGCGAATATTTCTCCTACTAGATGCAACACAAACCTCTCTTGGCGGTGCTTCAGGAAAGTTTCCGCAGTATTACAAGGCATATTATGATTTGGTG AGTGCTGGGGTGCAATTTCCTCAAAGAGCTCCAATTGTCCAATCAAATCGTCCTAGTTCACAATCAAATAGGACTGATAATGTACCAAAAAGGGCGCAAGTCCCACTTAGACATGAAGGGGTTCCTCAAAAGGCAGAATCCAACACTGTGCCTGAATCTAG CATTATCCAAAAGGCCAGTAATGTGTTGGAAATTCTAAAGGAAGTCCTTGATGCTGTTGATGCCAAACATCCTCAG GGAGCAAGCGATGAATTCACCCTTGACCTTGTTGAGCAATGTTCATTTCAAAAGCAGAGGGTAATGCATCTTGTGATGGCTTCTCG agatgaGAGGACAGTTTCCCGAGCAATCGAATTGAATGAGCAGCTTCAGAAAGTTCTAGAGAGACATGATGACCTTCTTTCTAGCAAAGTTACAACAACTGTGAATCACTTTGACCGTGAAGAAgcagaggaggaagaagaacCCGAACAGTTATTCAGAAG ATTACGCAAAGGAAAAGCTTGTGTGAGGCCTGAAGATGAAGAAACTGAACCTCGGTTCCCTCAATTGAGTTTGCTTGAAGAGAGACTCAACCGTCCACTAATAAGACCTTTGGAACCATCTCAAGAAGCTAATGCTCGTCATGTACCTGTTGTAGTTTCTCCTCCAAGTTCAAAACATGATGAAGAGCTTCCTCCTGTTGCAATTCCACCGCCACCTTCAAAGCACATCGAGAGAGAAAGATATTTTCAGCATAGTAAGGACAGTGGCACTTTGGATGGCCACATCAGAGGCCTTTCTTTACATAGTCGCAATGGCAGCAGCTCGCAGAGTGGAAGCTTTGATTTTAGCGAGTGA